CTCATAACTCCCACTTAGTCCTTTGTCGCATCCTCCCTACACAGATCTAGTCCTCCTTACATTCGAGTCCTTCTAACACACATATATGGTCTTCCATCGTTGGTGGTTTTggtttaagaaattttttttttcattttgtgtaAGTAATgccccaaaaaaagagagaatatattCAATCTaaataatccataaaaaaaattaaataaatgcaACCAGCAACCTAAAATTTTATCACAACTGTCAGAACTCTAATTTCACCCGAGATAAAATATCCTCAAAATAATTCTCCTGTACAAtattgaataccctaaaaataataataaaacccttAGTTCCACAATATAATTTGTTTCTGTTGTTTTTCAAGAATCTCTACTCCAATGTTCCCTTTAATGTATCTGTAAGGGGAAATAAGGGGGAGGGAtgagataactcaataagtggaaTTCACTAATTTTGAGGTGTGGGAACAaatcttttaaaagaaaaatccataTAACAAAGTTATAACTTGCAagccatcttttttttttttaacatcatttATTTCATATAAACTATCATTATGTTGTGAGCTATCAGGATATACAAACACTATCATATAAACAAATTCTTAAGCTTTTTTCGTGGTCAATGTTTACGCCTGTTGACAGGGTTGTACTGTTCCTTTTTAGGATTGAAACCTCATTTTCATTACTTTTCTTAAAGGTGACTCATTTGGAACCTAAATGTGCACTTTCTTACCAAAGAGCTCTATTTTTGGATCTTCAATGGTATACTCCATTGTTAAGGAGCTATCAAATGTGTATTGTCTTCTTTTTTGAGGTCGTCCCTTATTAAGGACTAACTATACAATGATGTGTTAGAACATTTACATCTAAAGTGTCAAacctataattttttaacaccTAATTAGCAGTTTAATGCAGTGgtaaacacacccaaaaaaaaaatttaaataaaagtagagagaattttgggtggtaaaagaaagaataataattaaaaaaaaaaaaaagtggtaaaatgataGATTATTTGATAACGAGTTAGTGGGGATAGGATAATTGACATCAGGGATAAGCTCAGTCAGGCAGCCCACTAGTGTGACAGTGTCAGAGCTAGAGGAGCTCTCTTTTCTTTCGCAAAAACAAAACAGCAGTGTTTTGTtaattgttaatatatattatgagCGTATAGCACAAGCCACAATTCCCTCTCCTCTCTCTAGGATCGCTTTCTCTGCGCTCTTCTACTTCTCCATTGCGgacttcaaacttcaaaaccCAACTAATAAAATCCAAACCCTAACCTTCCTCATTTCCCGACATTTCTGCTCGGTGACGGTgagtttcctttttcttcttctgttgcTTAAATCTTTGTGATATGAGTTGTGATTTTGTATCTCATTGCATATTCAATTTAGCTTCCCTCCTCGCCTTTTTCTATTAGGCTGTGGACCCTAATCTTCTCACTGTTGcgattccttcttcttcttcagaggTCAGACACACACCTCCTCTGGTACTATTACTAACCGTGAACTTTCTTCTCTACCATAATATACGCTAgctctttcatttcatttctgTTTCTTTTACACCAACTTCCATGTATAactttaactttatttatacaccctaaagtttacatttttttttttgttggagggAATTACTAAACATGTATATGCTTGTAATTAGCATgctctgttttgtttttttttatttttatattttagtctTTGGTTCTTTTTCTTGGTGTAATATTTCTTCTGACCCATCAATTCTTTTGCTGGCTGTATTGTTGCTCTTCTGCATcaaatgttttttgttttaatcaaTTTTCAATTCCTTCTCTActgtatacaattttttttttttttggcttttgatgAAAGGGTCTGTAAGGTTTCAGGTCCCTTGGCGTGTtggtatatttttcttttctaacaaACATGTGCTTGGCATGGTATTGCTTGGTGTACTAGTTAGCTTATtgacataatttttgaaaactGCCAGCAGGTTTTagattgtatttaattaagtGGCTCCACatttaattttgatatgaaTTCTCGGCTTGATCAACCAATCTAATTTTCCAAGTTCATAAAATCCATAACTTTCATTATTCATGTACTATAATTACTTTACATTGTAGCTGGTAAGCATCAAGGAATACCcaattttttgctaaataaattctgaaacttcacATGTTCCTTATAGTCTTTTGGTATGATTAGGTTGCCTTAATTGATTGGAAAAACAATCAATATAAGCAAACTATTACAAATGTCTATATCCTTTCATAGCTGTTAATTTCCCAAATGTGTGATAAGGTTTATATCATATGCTTATGATATATGGGAGATTTTGATTCCTTTAAGTTTGTGATCCCCtgtcatttatttaattttatcagAGGTTCTAACCCATTGCTGGAATACAAGAAATAATCTAGAACCTTGGCAACATCATTGAATGatgaaattgtaatttttatgattaaaatgATGTTATGTTCTGATAAATTTTTATGCATTATATTGTAGAGGcatggaagaagaaaaaacaatcgGTTCTTCACGCGTGGAgttgaatgaaaataatattgaGAATGCAACAGAAGAAACAagaaatgtaaaagaaaaaatagaggaTCCTAAGGTGGGAATGATGTTTAACTCCATTGATGATATAATGAAATATTACACAAGATATGGGAAGGAAAAAGGGTTTGCAGTGGCTAAAAGAAGCTCTAAAAAGGGTGATGATGGAGAGGTTAGGTATGTGACTATTGCTTGTAATCGTGCTGGAAAGCCAAGGAATAGATCTAGCAACCCACTTAAATTGCAATCAGAATCAAAAACAGATTGCAAAGCACAGCTCAGGGCGGTTCTATGCCCGGATGGAAAGTGGATATTGAATGCCATGGTACTTGACCATAACCATGGATTGAGTCCAAGCAGAACTCGATATTACAAATGCAACAGGCTACTAGAACCACATGCAAAAAAGAGGTTTGCATCGAATGATAAAGCTGATATTAGAGTGAAGAAGAATTTGAAATCAATTGTGGTTGAGGCAGGGGGGCATGGGAATTTGTCATTTATAGAAAAGGATTGCAGAAATAAACTCAGCTGTTTACACCTCGGGGAAGGAGATGTTGCTGCAATGCAAGATTTCTTCTTGAAAATGCAAGTTGATAATTCTGACTTCTTTTACACAATGGATTTTAATGAAAATGGTCGATTAAGGAATGTATTTTGGGCAGATGCAAGGAGTAGAGCAACATTCAAAGAGTTTGGTGATGTTGTCATGTTTGACACAACATACTTGGTTAACAAATATGACATTCCATTTGCTCATTTCGTTGGGGTGAACCATCATGGGCAATCTACATTGCTAGGATGTGGATTGATCTCAAATGAAGACACAGAGACATTTACATGGTTATTTCAAACTTGGCTTAAATGCATGTTTGGATGCCCTCCTTGTGCAATAGTTACAGATCATGACAAAGCCATGAAAAAAGCAATAGAAATTGTTTTCCCTAAAGCACGACATAGATGGTGTTTATCGCATATCATGGAAAAGCTGTCTAAAAAATTGAGAGGGTACAAAGAATATGAATCAATCAAAATTTGTATGCAAAATGCTGTGTATGATtccttaacaaaagaagagtTTGAAGAAAGTTGGGGGAAGTTCgttgaaaaatataaacttgAAAGTAATGAATGGTTACTTGGGTTGTATGATGAGCGTCATCGTTGGGTGCCTGCATTTGTGAAAGATATGTTTTGGGCAGGAATGTCAACTACAAAGCAGGGTGAAAGCATGCATGCATTCTTTGATGGGTATATCAATTTGAAGACTACTTTGAAACAATTTTTAGACCAGTATGAGCCTGCTATAGCCCAAAAAGTggtaaatgaaaataatgaagaTTTCAATTCTTTTAACTTGTGCATCCCATGTATCACTCATTATGAAATGGAGAAGCAATGTCAAAGTGCTTACACAATTGCAAAATTTAAAGAGTTCCAACGAGAGTTAATTGGGAACATTTGTTGTAATTTGTTTTCATGCAAGAAAGGTACTGTCTTTTCAGAATATGAACTACGTGAAGATGTATCACTTGGAGAAAGTCATCGACCTGCAATTTTTAGAGTTTATGTTAACGAGGATACCAATGAAGTTAACTGTAACTGCCAGTTGTTTGAGTTTAGGGGGATATTGTGCAGACATCAAATTATGGTGTTCATTCATAGGGAGGTTTATCGAATACCAGACAAGTACATCTTAAAAAGATGGAGTAAAACTGTCATAAGGAGCCACAATAAAGTTCGGATAAGTTATGACAACTGGTTTGTGAAGCCTGAAGCACAACGCTATGATAAAATGTGCAAAGCCTTTTATGAGGTTGCCAACTTAGCAGCAGATTCGGAAGATAGGTGTGAGAAGGTGATGGCACAAATTCAGGAATTAAAAAGGGAGTTTGAAAATGAGGAAGGTGTTTGTGGAAGGAATAAGCCTATTTAACGATTTAGCCTCATGTGGAGATGATCTTGcaattttaaaagaaagtagaaaaatacttgattttgttggttttttgttCAAAGAGCCACTGACATCTAAATGGAAACAATCTTTCCATTCTACGCAAGTATGATTAGACAAGGGTTTGGCATGCACCCGTTTTTTTTATCATGATATTGACTCAGGTGTGCATTTATTGCCTTAGCCATTTTATAGCTTAAACAGATTTTATAACAAAGTTGAGTGTCTTTAGCATAATATCTATTatcattcatttttatattttagggtCATCATCATCCATCGTGGAAGGCAATTTTTGATATGGCAGCAATCTATCCCTCAAGTTCCACTAGATTGAAATGAATAACATAGTGAA
This genomic stretch from Castanea sativa cultivar Marrone di Chiusa Pesio chromosome 1, ASM4071231v1 harbors:
- the LOC142640750 gene encoding protein FAR-RED IMPAIRED RESPONSE 1-like, producing the protein MEEEKTIGSSRVELNENNIENATEETRNVKEKIEDPKVGMMFNSIDDIMKYYTRYGKEKGFAVAKRSSKKGDDGEVRYVTIACNRAGKPRNRSSNPLKLQSESKTDCKAQLRAVLCPDGKWILNAMVLDHNHGLSPSRTRYYKCNRLLEPHAKKRFASNDKADIRVKKNLKSIVVEAGGHGNLSFIEKDCRNKLSCLHLGEGDVAAMQDFFLKMQVDNSDFFYTMDFNENGRLRNVFWADARSRATFKEFGDVVMFDTTYLVNKYDIPFAHFVGVNHHGQSTLLGCGLISNEDTETFTWLFQTWLKCMFGCPPCAIVTDHDKAMKKAIEIVFPKARHRWCLSHIMEKLSKKLRGYKEYESIKICMQNAVYDSLTKEEFEESWGKFVEKYKLESNEWLLGLYDERHRWVPAFVKDMFWAGMSTTKQGESMHAFFDGYINLKTTLKQFLDQYEPAIAQKVVNENNEDFNSFNLCIPCITHYEMEKQCQSAYTIAKFKEFQRELIGNICCNLFSCKKGTVFSEYELREDVSLGESHRPAIFRVYVNEDTNEVNCNCQLFEFRGILCRHQIMVFIHREVYRIPDKYILKRWSKTVIRSHNKVRISYDNWFVKPEAQRYDKMCKAFYEVANLAADSEDRCEKVMAQIQELKREFENEEGVCGRNKPI